In Portunus trituberculatus isolate SZX2019 chromosome 28, ASM1759143v1, whole genome shotgun sequence, one genomic interval encodes:
- the LOC123510366 gene encoding myoferlin-like isoform X1 — protein sequence MALEIQVVSASSLQNLETLGKSDPYVSITFQGDKKKTETKSNTLDPIWEETLKWELSSKAPRPDECIDILVKDYERVGRNRLIGKATIALRNLVHAAPGTPLDYELSLLDATDCPTVGTLKLIVSYTPPAGAKKGGVARGGKSVAAMAAKTAAATSTLSDGISPMPDVGMEGTAEGMPAMLQQRNRDRLSNVKTSFQVRVRVVEGRQLLGANMNPVCRVTLDGQTRQTRVHKGTTSPWFDEIFFFQAEEIPSTFLEKFLEFKVCNSSGIRSSTTIGAFKCEVGMAYDQQDHTILNRWLVLADPDEATPTVQGYLKVSVAVLGPGDMCPDMTANQSDQDDVEANLLWSAGVHLQPATFVLSVYCAQNLPQMDAGTMQTLKQVLGVGTPSKELVDPYLVASYAGKEVQTKILYTNENPEFRQNLYMGFLFPSMCNVIKIVVKDWDRVGEDDIIGTATIPVSAISAPGEDGYLPTFGPAWVNIYGTRREWELLEGDASKKMNKGQDEGCAYRGRVLLALHTQVGSYPAAPTTAIDNTDYNKVRRFRGTRKFVVQCHLSGAWLLESAENPVELEVSLGNFGNKLENKMIPSPSSTHPANPVFDGCKYYFLPWSGVEPFVTVHCDFEDVTHRLHSVNHIISIINLVKKDLDNLRSLLRGNGHKKIEDTVSGAISRLKEACSLELPEVNAVRHSETSLDIHLRGRRRRELDDMKKAMNMLDISDPQHVIEELESVLGRLENLSVESQTSIPDVFLWLMSGTRRLAYVRIPAHSVLFAHEPTAQGMLCGKFNTYALTNPDDESRWGLGGVVRASVWLGREEDLRTWWDCRPDLQLTVYAETYENQVVPVPGSGKWSDSGLLMTRPKFSDADGLLNLPREDFSAPEGWGFQGDWFVDPDPSVMFAADAGRQLFTEEVFEQQLRLPGGTWVPAPNSWTDARNDPATSKDEISLPEGWAWRDVWSYDLQRAVDGEGWEFTVESGGLVGWSPQEKIYHTKRRRRWIRERHLVQKVEKKETMPVDGWEYAPLFRLQFHAIERKIDMVRRRRWRRRLVPAQTGLPPTPRLSIMTGKGDEKFSQLTCPRMYLLSAERHKYQLRAHIYQARDLIPGDKTGLADPYAVVSFCNGTQQTEKQMKTLCPTWDQTLIFDDVPLSGRVDDAASQAPKVVVEVFDWDARGAPEYLGRVFCQPAVVVPSSGYQPLPLQWYQLSLGNDKQGELLASFELLLKDGEEELPILPPTRHGGDLFMVPFGVRPLLQRTRIEILCWGMRNMATYELQSVTRPSIEFECGGERIISPTMKNLRINPNFEKPHLVFDVELPKETLYMPPLTLRVVDHRAFGSKPVVATAVVTDLQRYTVEPKAARRKRKNKKPTLGQRDSLAQTSLSGLDSKPPMDKESHHRPTPSHAQASREPGTVDVDIDWWAKYYASSGQLERAGSYLNKGYEKLEVLKGTLEEEGKFTGFKDMIDTVTLYRGRGDKAQLAGEFKGTFRVYPLSSDEPEEPPLVLAGYPTSDLQEVVARVYVVMGQDLAPKDAGCSSDPYVVVKLGKNTKSSKDDYRPNTLNPIFGHVFEVAGTLPLHKDLTVQVWDHDMISSDDLIGETVIDLENRYLTRHRATIGLPRQYHVSGSNMWRDVELPSEILAKVAREKNLEGPLWHQQPFSLTLGGITYALSEFEHPDVVLPSTVGNLRERLALHVLHKAVSLVPEHVENRALMHPSHPGIPQGQLKLWVDLFPSSVSGQTLPPPVDITPRKPHKYLLRVVVFNVFEAPLQETAAIGGEKMSDVYVKGWLQGTNNVQKTDTHYRCMDGEANFNWRFVFPLEMLEAEQVMLVEYKEHPWSLNSTQQRRPPQLTLQLWDNDLILRDDYLSEMTIDLCHLPKPAKSLRGVSPAQVPQMMGNGTSNSVAVTFLDDHSTSVNLFEAKRVYGYFPFTRVEEGVVEIAGKIEMELEVVTEEDSKARPAGLGRDEPNMNPKLPEPNRPATSFLWLSSPWKSFRHIIWKNYKWYCITLVILVILFLFLFLFLYSFPGATVEYILGTY from the exons GCGacaagaagaagacagaaaccAAATCAAACACGCTAGACCCAATATGGGAGGAGACCTTGAAGTGGGAACTGTCTTCGAAGGCACCGCGACCTGACGAGTGCATTGACATCCTCGTGAAGGACTATGAGAGAGTCGGCAGAAACAG GCTGATTGGTAAAGCGACGATCGCGCTGCGCAACTTGGTTCATGCCGCCCCAGGAACGCCGCTTGATTATGAGCTGAGTCTCCTTGATGCTACAGACTGCCCCACTGTAGGCACCCTCAAGCTGATCGTCTCGTACACACCGCCAGCTG GAGCGAAGAAAGGCGGCGTggcgaggggagggaagagtgtgGCCGCGATGGCAGCCAAAACAGCCGCGGCCACTTCCACTCTCTCAGACG GTATCTCCCCAATGCCAGACGTGGGCATGGAGGGCACAGCGGAGGGGATGCCGGCCATGCTCCAGCAGAGGAACAGAGACAGACTATCCAATGTGAAGACAAGCTTTCAG GTCCGGGTGAGGGTGGTTGAGGGGCGTCAGCTACTGGGCGCTAATATGAACCCCGTGTGTCGAGTGACGCTCGATGGACAGACCCGCCAGACTCGAGTCCACAAGGGTACCACCTCTCCCTGGTTCGACGAGATCTTTTTCTTCCAGGCCGAGGAGATCCCGTCCACTTTCCTCGAGAAGTTCTTAGAGTTCAAA GTGTGTAATTCTTCGGGGATCCGCTCCAGCACAACAATCGGAGCCTTCAAG TGTGAGGTGGGCATGGCTTATGACCAGCAAGACCACACCATCCTCAACCGCTGGCTAGTGCTGGCTGACCCCGACGAGGCCACACCCACTGTCCAGG GGTACCTCAAGGTGAGTGTGGCGGTGCTGGGTCCTGGTGACATGTGTCCAGACATGACTGCAAATCAGAGTGACCAGGATGATGTGGAGGCCAACTTGCTTTGGTCAGCCGGAGTGCACCTGCAGCCCGCCACCTTCGTGCTCTCCGTCTATTGTGCACAGAACCTGCCGCAGA TGGACGCAGGCACTATGCAGACACTGAAGCAAGTGCTTGGGGTCGGCACACCTTCCAAGGAACTCGTGGACCCTTATCTCGTGGCCTCTTATGCCGGGAAGGAAGTACAGACCAAGATCCTTTACACCAACGAAAACCCAGAGTTCCGCCAAAACCTCTACATgggtttcctctttccttccatgtgTAATGTGATCAAGATTGTCGTCAAGGATTG GGATCGTGTAGGAGAAGACGACATTATTGGGACAGCCACCATCCCCGTATCTGCTATATCAGCGCCGGGAGAGGACG GTTACCTTCCCACCTTCGGGCCAGCCTGGGTGAATATATACGGGACTCGCCGCGAGTGGGAGCTTTTAGAGGGCGACGCATccaaaaagatgaacaaaggaCAAGATGAAGGGTGTGCTTACAGGGGCCGCGTGCTGCTGGCCCTCCACACCCAGGTGGGATCGTACCCTGCTGCCCCCACCACTGCCATTGACAACACCGACTACAACAAAGTGCGG AGATTCCGTGGCACCCGCAAGTTCGTCGTCCAGTGCCACCTGAGCGGCGCTTGGCTGCTGGAGTCCGCCGAGAATCCTGTAGAGTTGGAAGTGTCCTTAGGGAATTTTGGCAACAAGTTGGAGAATAAGATGATTCCTTCGCCTTCCTCCACGCACCCCGCCAACCCAGTCTTCGATGGATGCAA GTACTACTTCCTGCCGTGGTCTGGGGTGGAACCGTTTGTCACCGTCCACTGTGACTTTGAGGACGTGACACATCGCCTACACAGCGTCAACCACATCATTTCCATCATCAAT CTGGTGAAGAAGGACCTGGATAACCTTCGCTCCTTGTTGAGAGGTAATGGACACAAGAAGATAGAGGATACAGTCTCAGGGGCGATCTCAAGGCTGAAGGAGGCTTGCAG CCTGGAACTGCCTGAGGTGAATGCTGTGAGGCACTCTGAGACCTCCCTCGACATTCACCTGAGAGGAAGGAGACGCAGAGAGCTGGACGATATGAAGAAAGCCATGAACATGCTGGATATTTCTGACCCTCAGCATGTGATTGAGGAGCTGGAGTCTGTCCTTGGCCGCCTGGAAAACCTATCTGTGGAG TCCCAGACCAGCATTCCAGACGTGTTCCTGTGGCTGATGAGTGGAACACGGCGCCTGGCATATGTGCGCATCCCAGCCCACTCAGTCCTGTTCGCCCATGAGCCCACTGCCCAGGGAATGCTGTGCGGCAAATTCAACACCTATGCCCTCACCAATCCAG ATGATGAATCAAGATGGGGCCTTGGAGGTGTGGTGCGGGCCTCTGTGTGGCTGGGCCGAGAGGAGGACCTGCGCACATGGTGGGACTGCAGGCCAGATCTCCAGCTCACAGTCTATGCTGAGACCTATGAGAACCag GTAGTGCCTGTGCCTGGGAGTGGGAAGTGGAGTGACAGTGGCCTGCTTATGACACGGCCAAAGTTCTCGGATGCTGACGGTCTGCTGAACCTTCCTCGAGAGGACTTCTCTGCTCCGGAAGGTTGGGGCTTCCAGGGAGACTGGTTTGTTGACCCTGATCCCAGCGTGATGTTTGCTGCTGATGCTGGCCGACAACTTTTCACAGAGGAAGTGTTTGAGCAGCAGTTGCGTCTCCCTGGTGGCACTTGGGTACCAGCTCCTAACTCTTGGACAGATGCACGCAATGATCCAGCAACCAGTAAAGATGAGATCAGTCTGCCTGAGGGCTGGGCATGGCGAGATGTGTGGTCG TATGACCTGCAACGTGCGGTGGATGGAGAGGGCTGGGAGTTCACAGTGGAGTCCGGAGGTTTGGTAGGGTGGTCACCACAGGAGAAGATTTATCACACAAAGAGGAGACGACGGTGGATCAGGGAGAGACACTTGGTGCAGAAGGTGGAGAAG AAGGAGACAATGCCAGTGGATGGGTGGGAGTACGCCCCTCTGTTCCGCCTCCAGTTCCATGCCATTGAACGGAAGATAGACATGGTGCGGCGTCGGAGGTGGAGGAGACGTCTTGTGCCTGCACAGACCGGCCTTCCCCCAACTCCCAGGCTCTCCATTATGACTGGGAAAG GTGATGAGAAGTTCTCCCAGCTCACCTGTCCCCGCATGTACCTGCTGAGTGCAGAGCGTCACAAGTACCAGCTGCGGGCACACATCTACCAGGCTCGAGACCTTATTCCAGGAGACAAGACTGGCCTTGCTG ATCCCTATGCTGTGGTGAGCTTCTGTAATGGCACACAGCAGACTGAGAAGCAGATGAAGACCCTCTGCCCAACTTGGGACCAGACTCTCATTTTTGATGACGTTCCTCTATCTGGCCGGGTGGATGATGCCGCCAGCCAGGCCcccaaggtggtggtggaggtgttcgACTGGGATGCTCGG GGTGCCCCAGAGTACTTGGGGCGAGTGTTCTGCCAGCCAGCTGTGGTGGTGCCCTCCAGTGGGTACCAGCCTCTGCCTCTCCAGTGGTATCAGCTCTCACTGGGGAATGATAAGCAAG GTGAGCTGCTTGCATCCTTTGAGCTTCTGctgaaggatggagaggaagagcttCCCATCCTGCCTCCCACCCGCCATGGAGGAGACCTCTTCATGGTGCCCTTCGGAGTGCGGCCTCTGCTGCAGCGCACACGAATAGAG ATTCTGTGCTGGGGAATGAGGAATATGGCCACCTATGAGCTGCAGTCTGTCACACGGCCGTCCATTGAGtttgagtgtggtggtgagcgCATCATCTCCCCCACCATGAAGAACTTGCGCATCAACCCCAACTTTGAAAAGCCACACCTTGTTTTTGATGTG GAGCTGCCAAAGGAGACACTGTACATGCCACCCCTCACACTGCGGGTAGTGGACCACAGGGCCTTTGGTAGTAAGCCTGTGGTGGCAACGGCAGTGGTGACTGACCTGCAGCGCTACACTGTGGAGCCCAAGGCAGCCAG GAGGAAACGTAAGAACAAGAAGCCTACACTCGGCCAAAG AGACAGTTTGGCTCAGACCTCTCTCAGTGGTCTGGACAGCAAGCCACCAATGGACAAG GAGTCTCACCACCGACCTACCCCCAGTCACGCCCAGGCCTCACGGGAG CCTGGCACAGTGGATGTTGACATAGACTGGTGGGCTAAGTACTACGCCTCAAGTGGCCAGTTAGAGAGAGCTGGGTCATATTTGAATAAAGG GTATGAGAAGCTGGAGGTGCTGAAGGgaacactggaggaggaggggaagttcACTGGCTTCAAGGACATGATAGACACAGTAACTTTGTACCGAGGCCGAGGTGACAAGGCACAGCTGGCAGGAGAGTTCAAG GGAACATTCCGCGTGTACCCGCTGTCCTCTGATGAGCCTGAGGAGCCGCCCTTGGTCTTGGCTGGTTACCCAACCTCAGACCTGCAGGAGGTGGTGGCTAGGGTGTACGTGGTAATGGGACAGGACCTTGCCCCAAAGGATGCCGGCTGCTCCTCAGATCCTTATGTGGTGGTCAAGCTGGGCAAGAACACCAAGTCCTCAAAGGATGACTACCGGCCAAACACGCTCAACCCAATATTTGGCCA TGTGTTTGAGGTGGCCGGAACACTTCCACTCCACAAGGACCTCACAGTGCAGGTGTGGGACCATGACATGATCTCCTCTGATGACCTGATTGGCGAGACAGTCATTGACCTGGAGAACCGCTACCTGACGCGCCACCGTGCTACCATCGGTTTGCCTCGGCAGTACCATGT GAGTGGAAGCAACATGTGGCGAGACGTGGAGCTTCCCTCAGAGATTCTAGCAAAGGTGGCTAGGGAGAAGAACCTTGAAGGGCCCCTGTGGCACCAGCAGCCCTTCAGTCTCACCCTTGGGGGCATCACCTATGCCCTCTCAGAGTTTG AACACCCGGATGTTGTCTTGCCATCCACTGTAGGGAACTTGAGGGAGCGTTTGGCCCTTCACGTGCTGCACAAGGCCGTGTCCCTCGTCCCTGAGCATGTGGAGAACAGGGCCCTCATGCACCCATCCCATCCAGGAATCCCACAGGGGCAGCTTAAGCTCTGGGTggatctcttcccctcctctgtgTCAGGCCAGACCTTACCTCCCCCTGTTGATATTACCCCCAGAAAACCCCACAA aTATTTGCTGCGAGTAGTGGTGTTCAATGTGTTTGAGGCGCCCCTGCAGGAGACAGCTGCTATTGGTGGGGAAAAGATGAGTGATGTGTATGTGAAGGGCTGGCTACAGGGCACCAACAATGTCCAGAAGACTGACACACACTACAG GTGCATGGATGGGGAAGCAAACTTCAACTGGCGTTTTGTCTTCCCACTGGAGATGCTGGAGGCTGAGCAGGTCATGCTGGTGGAGTACAAGGAACACCCTTGGAGTCTGAACTCAACCCAGCAGCGCCGACCTCCACAGCTCACCCTTCAGCTGTGGGACAATGACCTCATCCTTAGAGACGACTACTTAA GTGAGATGACCATAGACCTGTGCCACCTACCCAAGCCAGCCAAGAGTCTGAGAGGTGTCAGCCCAGCACAGGTGCCACAGATGATGGGTAATGGCACCTCCAACAGTGTAGCCGTCACCTTCTTGGATGACCACTCAACCTCTGTCAATCTGTTTGAGGCCAAGAGGGTGTATGGGTACTTCCCCTTTACCCGTGTGGAGGAAGGAGTCGTCGAGATTGCT GGCAAGATAGAGATGGAGCTGGAGGTGGTGACAGAGGAGGACAGCAAAGCAAGGCCAGCTGGATTAGGCAGAGATGAGCCAAACATGAATCCTAAGCTGCCTGAGCCAAA CCGCCCTGCCACCTCCTTCCTGTGGCTATCCTCCCCCTGGAAATCCTTCAGACACATCATCTGGAAGAACTACAAGTGGTATTGCATCACTCTCGTCATCCTCGTcatcctgttcctgttcctcttcctcttcctctactccttCCCA